ACACAATATGCATcagaattatataatttatcacACAATTAAACTTCGATGAATAAAATAAGACATAATAAATCATGCACATGTGTATACACTTGTATGTTACCTCATGACAAATTAAAAGATTCACTATAAAAACTTATAAGTTTACAAAACCAATACTAATTAATAAAGAAAAGCTAATCTCTTAACAAAGTGAGTAATAAATGATCTACATCGTAAACGATTCTAATTTACTTCGCAAATTAGAAATTTAAGTTTCGAAAAAAATTCAATgagggttcgattctcatttattgcaaggagtgcaaatTATTAGGAGAAAGATTGTTGGAGCGCAAAAATTGTTCTTGATTGGTAGAACAATCCAAACGCGACGCGTGCGTTGTtgtacggtttaaaagatttgacttGTATTGTTACCATAAACTATAGTTTTTTGTAAAAACTTCAGGAGCTTGATCATACAGTATACTTTTCCACATGCTATAAAGTAATTATAAAACATGGTAACATTTTCAATACTCTTAAACAGAAATACAGCAGATGCAACGCTAAATACTTATAGATGattaaaatcaaacaaaaaatttctATTTAAATCAATTTATGTCTTAAAATAACTATTTTCACACTCATTTTTGTTATTATCAGATATTGTCTGTTCATTCCTGCAATGAATTGAGTAATGACTAATGATTAGCAGAGTGAGGTTGCAATAATTGAGCCGCTATTTGGACCTCGGTTTCTGGGCCTAAATATGAGTGGTCCTGAGCCTACATTTGGACATGGGTTTACCGGGCCTATGTGTTGTCGTGGGCttcacaaatatataatcttaTATGAATTGTTTGAGCAAATATTCTATTACTTTATGCTCCATGGTAAATATATAGGTAACCGACGTTTATGCTTATTGCTTTAGCgtgaatatttttgtaaaaacaaTTAACCACTACCACACTTGCATGGATACGtcacttcatatatatatagtttgattcgtgagatgaaatgataaaaaaatttagttattttttaatttaaattatcgTAAAACTTCAACCGTAGCCCCAAATGGTGCCGAAGTATATGAAAAATTATCGCCGGAGATCAGAGAATTTTCTACATTTGGATTGATGGGATTCATCCTCCGCCTCAGAAATATTGTCGCTAATGTATGTACTCAAGGCTTTGTTCTATTTGTCCTCTAAGGGGATATTTTGATTCTAATTGGTGGTTCTTACTGGCTGGGTCTTGGTCTTAATTGGTCTTTATCAAACATAATACGGAAAGACTTCCATGTACCAATCACTAATTAGACTGCTACAAATTGCAAAACCTCTCATATATAGTAATCTCCTCCAGCAATATATCCATTTCGTTTTCTTCATCTAACCTAAGAGAAACCAtagcaagaaaataaatatgGCGGATGAAGGAGAGGAAAGCATTCTAAAATCCCTACGAACATCCAAAAAATACCCCAAAAGTGACGAAACAGAACCAGAGACCAGTAAACCCTACATTCCACCGCCCCAACACAAAGAAAGTAGCAACAAATGCTTCGTTTACATTCTCGTGGTAATCGTTTTACTAAGCATCGCTTTCCTAGTCTTCGGCCTCGCCGTGCTACGGATCACAACTCCGTCTATTCGGCTATCATCTGTCACGATAAAGAATCTTAACTACAGTTCGTCTCTGGTAGTAGCGTCACTGAACATGACGGCCGTCGCTGAAATCCGTGTCCAGAACAAAAATTTTGGTCCCTTTAAGTTCGGTGGCGGAAACATGACTGTTCTTTACGGGAACACGAGGATTGGCGTGGCTAGTATTTACGGGGGACGAATCGGAAGTAGGAAGCATGAAGGGATAAACGTGACAATTGATGTGATCAAGGGAGATTTTGCTGATAATAATGCTAATTTTAGTAAAGACTTCGATTCGGGCTTGTTGAAATTGATGGGTTTTACGGAGCTGAGAGGTGAAATTCAGGTTATGAAGATCATGAATCG
This genomic window from Primulina huaijiensis isolate GDHJ02 chromosome 7, ASM1229523v2, whole genome shotgun sequence contains:
- the LOC140981116 gene encoding late embryogenesis abundant protein At1g64065-like codes for the protein MADEGEESILKSLRTSKKYPKSDETEPETSKPYIPPPQHKESSNKCFVYILVVIVLLSIAFLVFGLAVLRITTPSIRLSSVTIKNLNYSSSLVVASLNMTAVAEIRVQNKNFGPFKFGGGNMTVLYGNTRIGVASIYGGRIGSRKHEGINVTIDVIKGDFADNNANFSKDFDSGLLKLMGFTELRGEIQVMKIMNRHRTAVMSCSMDLNLTSQAVQDLLCQ